The Equus quagga isolate Etosha38 chromosome 2, UCLA_HA_Equagga_1.0, whole genome shotgun sequence genome has a window encoding:
- the LOC124233437 gene encoding olfactory receptor 1509, which produces MDALNQTRVTEFVFLGLTDNWVLEILFFMAFSVTYVLTLLGNILILVTIVFTPRLHTPMYFFLSNLSFIDICHSSVTMPKMLEGLLLEKKTISFDNCIAQLFFLHLFACAEIFLLTIMAYDRYVAICTPLHYPNVMNMRVCVQLVFALWLGGTVHSLVQTFLTTRLPYCGPNIIDSYFCDVPPVIKLACTDTYLTGMLIVSNSGTISLTCFLALIASYTVILVSLRKQSAEGRQKALSTCSAHFMVVALFFGPCIFIYTRPDTSFSIDKVVSVFYTVVTPLLNPLIYTLRNEEVKCAIKQLRRRQVFS; this is translated from the coding sequence ATGGACGCTCTAAACCAAACAAGAGTGACTGAGTTTGTCTTCTTGGGACTCACTGATAACTGGGTGCTGGAAATACTATTTTTCATGGCATTCTCAGTCACATATGTGCTAACCCTTTTGGGGAACATTCTCATCCTGGTTACCATAGTCTTTACTCCACGTCTCCATacccccatgtatttcttcctgagCAATCTGTCCTTTATTGACATCTGCCACTCATCTGTCACCATGCCCAAGATGCTAGAAGGTTTGCTTTTAGAGAAAAAGACCATTTCTTTTGACAACTGCATTGCACAGCTCTTCTTCCTACATCTGTTTGCCTGTGCTGAGATCTTTCTCCTGACCATTATGGCCTATGATCGTTATGTAGCCATCTGCACCCCATTACACTACCCCAATGTGATGAACATGAGGGTCTGCGTACAGCTTGTTTTTGCTCTCTGGTTGGGGGGTACAGTTCACTCACTGGTGCAGACTTTCCTGACCACTCGTCTACCTTACTGTGGCCCCAACATTATTGATAGCTATTTCTGTGATGTACCTCCTGTCATCAAGCTGGCCTGCACAGATACATACCTCACAGGAATGCTGATTGTGTCCAATAGTGGAACTATCTCCCTCACCTGTTTCCTGGCTTTGATCGCCTCCTACACGGTCATCCTGGTTTCTCTTAGAAAACAGTCAGCTGAAGGGCGCCAGAAAGCCCTGTCTACCTGCTCAGCCCACTTCATGGTGGTTGCCCTCTTCTTTGGACCTTGTATTTTCATCTACACTCGGCCAGATACCAGCTTCTCCATTGACAAGGTGGTGTCTGTCTTCTACACGGTGGTCACCCCTTTGCTGAATCCCCTCATTTACACCCTGAGGAATGAAGAGGTAAAATGTGCCATAAAGCAGCTCAGACGGAGACAAGTTTTTTCATGA